The Candidatus Methylomirabilota bacterium genomic sequence AAGACGGTACTATTTGCCATGGCTTTAAAAACGGTTGGCCGGGATAGACTGATCAACGTACATAATAGTTGTGCCAGTTTCTGACCGGAAGGAGATAAAGCAATGAGTAAGACAACACTCTACGAACGTCTTGGCGGCTATGACGCCATCTGTGCCGTTGCTAACGACCTCTTGCCGCGCTTACAAGGGGATGCGCAACTGGCTCGCTTCTGGCAGCATCGAGGGAAGGATGGTGTCAAGCGGGAAAAGCAGCTCCTGATTGATTTTCTATGTGCGAATGCAGGCGGCCCCCTGTACTACACCGGACGAGATATGAAGACCACCCATAAAGGGATGAAAATCAGTGAAAGCGATTGGTCAGCATTTTTAGGGCACCTCCATGCCACGCTCGAGGCGTTTCTGGTCCCTCAGGCTGAACGTGACGGGGTCGTTGCATTTGTCCAAAGCACGAAACCAGACATTGTCGAAGCCTAGATGCGGGCCTTACAATCATATGCAGCCGAGGCGTTATAGCGAGGCTGATTTGAGGCGTTAGCCTGCAACGAGGCCGTATGGTTGCATGTAAGAATAGCGTTACATGGCTGTACAAAGCCGATAAGAATTACAGTTGGGAATCTGGCTTCGATATCCCCAAGGACATGTACTTCCTTGATTCCTGTGGAAAGGTCCGGTTGATCTTGGAGGTTGGGGGCCGAATCACCGTCACCCGAGGTTACGCCTGGAATGGCTGCAGTCCGAAGATCTGTTTCTTTGATTTCCTCATTGGCACACCAGATGGGGTCGTGTACGAAAGGACCGGTCGCCCCAAGACGTACTACGCCTCCATGGTGCACGATGCGCTGTATCAGTTCCTCAGAGCGGGCTCCCCGCTTAGTCGCCGCCAGGCGGATCACGCGTTCTTGAAACTGATGGAGGCGTCCGAATTCGCACCACGCCGGCTCTACTGGGCCGCAGTCCGTTCATTCGGTTGGTTGGTATGGTGCGCGAAAAGCGCACGGCGGCATTGGCGGGGACAAGGAGTCACCGTCAACTAGGTAGCGCCTTCTTCTATCGCCACCCAGAGTTCTTCCGGTATGGCCCAAGGAATTCCAGGGACACCATACCTATTTCTGGACTTCAGTGCGTAAAGAGGGAATGGCAGGCCGGCCCGGATTTCTCTCTCACTCGACGAGTGGATTACGCACGGAGAGAGCCGGAAACCGACCGAAATGGCGATCAGCGGTCCACAACTCGCGCACGCCATGCAGGTGACAGAGGGCGGCAATGTGCGCATCGTGTACCTGTGGACCGACGATCTGTCCCTTCTGGATGGCGTTACGCAGTTGGAGCCAGTACCCGTTCATCTCGGTGAGGAGCATAAGGCTCGGCGACTCCAACCAGGCATCGACCTGATCGAGCGCGACAGCAAGGGGTGTTGGGGGATCGAAAATCGCGGGATGGGTCACGATGGCCAGGAATTCATGAAGACAGGGCCATGGAATTGCCCAAGGCGCTCGACTCTCCGCCAGCTCGGCAATCCGTGCGTAAGCGACGGGAGGCCACGGGGAGTCCTCCCGATGAGCATAAACCAGCAGATTCGTGTCAACGCCGATCAACCGCCGCGTCCCTCATAGATCATCTCCCTGATGCGATCCCATGAGGCCGTGGCCAGGCCGGGCTGAATCCCGCTACCCTTAAAAGTGGCTTTCCTGAGATGAAACCTGCCACCTTGTTCCCGCTCAGCAAGAATTCGGCGTAAACCCTCTTCAACGAGGGCCCGCAATGTAGTACCTTCATTGGCAGCCAATTGCTTGGCGCCACGAAGAAGCGTGTCAGTCACCTCTATGGTAGTCTTCATATGGGAATATGTATCATAAAGGCCGTACCTCTGTCAAACCCAACGGCGTTGTTCATGCATTTCTTCCTTGACACTTCCAGACGCTTTCCGATACAAGACAACGGTTACGCGTGAAGGCACAGCTTTGGGAGAAGTGCGATGAAACTCATGATCAGTGTGCGGGACGAGCAAGAGGCGATAGCTGCGTTGGCTGGGGGAGCCGATATCGTCGATGTGAAGAACCCGGCCGAGGGATCGCTGGGCGCCGGGCGGCCGGAGACCATCGCGGCAATCGTAAGAACTGTCCGGGCTGCTGTCCCTGTCAGCGCATCGATCGGCGACGTCCCAAATCTTCCGGGGACCGTGGCACTTGCCGGCTTGGGAGCGGCCGCCTGCGGTGTTCGACTCGTCAAGGTGGGACTGCTGGGGGCTCGGACAGGAGCGGAGGCGGCCAACCTGCTCGATGCCGTCAGCAGCGCGTTACGAATGGCGAATGGCACAGTGGGTCTGGTAGCCTGCGCCTACGCTGATGCCGCCCTCGTTGGTTCGCTCGATCCGCTTGAGCTTCCTGATGCCGCCGCCCCCTTTGTCGAAGGGTGCCTGATCGATACCGCCATCAAAGACGGACGGACGCTCTTTCAGTGCCTCCCGGAGGACGCCATCAGCCGCTTTGTTCAGCAGTGTCACGATCGGGGGCTCTTTTGTGGCTTGGCGGGTTCTCTACAGCAGGCGGATCTCTCCAGAGCCCTGGCACTTGGCGCCGACATTGTCGGCGTACGAACTGCGGCCTGTGAGGGAGGACAACGAAGCGGCTCCGTTTCCACGACGTTGGTGGAACGCCTGAAGGCGACTGTGTCTTTGCATATCAAATCCCCCCCAGCCCCCCTTTTGCAAAGGGGGGCTGGGGGGGATTTGCGCTCCGCGTAACCACACACGTCCCTACCGTTCTCCTGCATTCCAGCCACTCCTTGACACGAGCCGGATGCGTCCCATTGATGATCCAGCAGCAGTCGATCCCGTTCAGCCACCTGGCAAACTCTCGATCCACGCCGCTGTAACGCGAGAGGTGTGGGCGCGTGATGTACGGCAGCAGGGGCGCCG encodes the following:
- a CDS encoding type II toxin-antitoxin system VapB family antitoxin, whose translation is MKTTIEVTDTLLRGAKQLAANEGTTLRALVEEGLRRILAEREQGGRFHLRKATFKGSGIQPGLATASWDRIREMIYEGRGG
- a CDS encoding (5-formylfuran-3-yl)methyl phosphate synthase; translated protein: MKLMISVRDEQEAIAALAGGADIVDVKNPAEGSLGAGRPETIAAIVRTVRAAVPVSASIGDVPNLPGTVALAGLGAAACGVRLVKVGLLGARTGAEAANLLDAVSSALRMANGTVGLVACAYADAALVGSLDPLELPDAAAPFVEGCLIDTAIKDGRTLFQCLPEDAISRFVQQCHDRGLFCGLAGSLQQADLSRALALGADIVGVRTAACEGGQRSGSVSTTLVERLKATVSLHIKSPPAPLLQRGAGGDLRSA
- a CDS encoding group 1 truncated hemoglobin: MSKTTLYERLGGYDAICAVANDLLPRLQGDAQLARFWQHRGKDGVKREKQLLIDFLCANAGGPLYYTGRDMKTTHKGMKISESDWSAFLGHLHATLEAFLVPQAERDGVVAFVQSTKPDIVEA
- a CDS encoding PIN domain-containing protein yields the protein MIGVDTNLLVYAHREDSPWPPVAYARIAELAESRAPWAIPWPCLHEFLAIVTHPAIFDPPTPLAVALDQVDAWLESPSLMLLTEMNGYWLQLRNAIQKGQIVGPQVHDAHIAALCHLHGVRELWTADRHFGRFPALSVRNPLVE
- a CDS encoding DUF1353 domain-containing protein translates to MVACKNSVTWLYKADKNYSWESGFDIPKDMYFLDSCGKVRLILEVGGRITVTRGYAWNGCSPKICFFDFLIGTPDGVVYERTGRPKTYYASMVHDALYQFLRAGSPLSRRQADHAFLKLMEASEFAPRRLYWAAVRSFGWLVWCAKSARRHWRGQGVTVN